The genomic window CGCTCGTTGCCGGTCGCGTCGCCGGTGCCGTAGATCCGCAGCCGCCAGTCGGGGCGGGCGGCGACGACCTTCGAGAATGCCTTGACCAGCAGGTCGTACCGCTTGACCTTGGTGAGCCGACCGGCCGCGATCACCCACTTGCTGCCGGGATCGGCGGGCGGGACGCTCGGCGCGGGCACGCTGTTCGGCACGGACTCGATCCGGACGCCGGGCAGCCTGAAGCGCGCCCGGTAGGACTCGGCGTCCGCCTCGGTGACGGTCGTGACCGCGTCCAGCAGCACGTACCGATAGCCGATCTCGCGGCGCAGCCGGTAGCCGTGGCTGTCCAGGGTGAGGTGCTCCTGGCCGACGCGGACCGGGCCGCGGGGCGTCTGGCGGGCGATGTGGACGTTCAGCCCGGGCCGGGTGCCGACGACGACGTCCGCCTCCAGGGACCTCAGATGCGCGGCGATCCGGGTGTCGGTGAGGCGGCTGTACTGCTTCCAGCGGCCGTCGCCGCGCGGGAACACCTTCGCGGGCAGCCGGTAGTCGGGGTCCGCGGTGTCGTTGGTGGGGCTGCCCTTGCGCAGGTCGACGAGATGGCGCAGGTCGACGCCCGCGGGAGCGCCCATCATGGGCTCCTCGCGGTGCCGGAAGACCGACACGATCTCGACGTCGTGCCGCTCGGCCAGGGCCTGGGCGAGGTTGAACGACGTACGGATCGTCCCACCGATTCCGTATGCATTGTGAAGCAGGAAAGAAATACGCATGCGCTTCCGCATCCCCCGGTTTTTTCATGGTCGTCAGGATTGGACTGTACTTGCCCGGTAGCGGAGGTATGCGAGTTGGGGAACGGTGCGGCGGTTCTGCGTGCTCTGTCGGCCATGGGAGCGCCGGCCGGCACCGGCCCGGCCAACAGGGCGCTGCAGCAGGTGCTTTGGGCCCGGACGCGACGGATCCAGGCGACCGGGCGGGCTTTTCCGGGGCCGTCGGCACAAGCACCCCTCGGGCGATGCGCCGCCGTGTCCGGTTGACGCGGCGGCGACGGGGTAGCCGGGCGGTGGCACTGAATGGCACATCGATCTGTCGACTTGGCGATCTGTCGCCTGCATTGCGCCTCCCGCGTGACCCCTGCCGCGGATCGCCCGTTGTGCTCGATATGAGCCGGGAGCCCCCGGCACACGCCCCCATAGCACCGAGCCCCGAGGAGCCACCCGTGCCGCGCATGCTCGACGTCAGCGAGGACGTACGCGCCGAGATCGGCGACGAAGAAGCCGACCGGCTGCTCGCCGGCGAGAACGCCCCGGGCAGCTACGACTGCACCTCCTGCCGCACGCCGGGCGACTCCGAGCAGGAGCGCACGAGCACCGTGCTGTTCGTCGGTGAGGAGACCGCCGTCCTCGCGTTCGCCCACGCCAGCTGCATCCCGTCCCAGGTGGTCCAGGTCGCCGAGGAGCAGCTCAGGGGCGCGGTCCGGTCGATCACCGGTGAGAGCCCGGTCCCGCCCCCGGCCCATGCCCAGGCCCCGATGCACGGCTCGGCGCACGGCTCGGTGCCGGGTGGGGCGCACGCCTACCCCGGCCAGCCGGCCCCCGCCCCGGCCCCCGCCGCCGAGAGCACGGCGAACGCTCCCCGCAGCCAGGCGGTGCTCGGCGTCACGAGCGGCCTCGTCCTGATCGAGGACGAGCTCCATCCCGCCCTCGTCGTCGAACCCACGGCACCGATCGCCCGCCCCGGCTCGTTCGGCGGCGGTGACGACTTCCTGCCGCTGCTGATCGAGCAGGGCTTCCTGCCGGTCTCCGCGATCAACGAGGTGCCCCGGTCGCTCCCCGGCTGGTCCGTGCTGCTCGCCATGGGCCAGCTGCACGCCGTGCTCCAGCCGGGCACGGGCGGGGGCAGCCCGGTCGCCTGGTGGCAGGCCCACCAGCCGCTCCAGGTCACCGAGGGCTGGCGCTCGGCCGCCAACAAGTCCCACACGGTGCTGGTCTTCGCCGCCCCGGTCGGCTCCATCGGCCAGCAGCCGCGCGAGGACCTGCTGCGCGACGCGCTGGACAAGGCGGCGGCGAACGGACGGCTGGTGGCCGCGGCGATGCCGCTGGCGGGCACCTGACCCTCCCGCGGGCCCGGTCCGCCATCGGGCTCGGTCCGCCATCGGGCCCGGTCCGCCATCTGGCGGTGCGCCGCCCTCGTACCCCCGCCGAACTGCGTTTTCCCCGGACAGGCCCGCATCCCACGGGCATGAAGGTCGTTGGCTCATACGTGCACACATACGACCCCAGCCGCCAGCCGTACCCGAGCCGGATCCCCTCGGCCACGCCCATCTACGACGCCCTCTGCTCCGAGTACCGCAGGGCGTTCCGGGCACTGCCCGGGGACCGGAGCGGCGAGGAGGATCTGGGCTTCAAGGGCTTCGGAGCCCTCCTGCTGAGCACCGGCGGGCGCTCCGGCCTCAGCCGGCATCACTTCCCCGCGGCGCTTCCGCCCGCACCCCGCAGGGGACTCTGAGAGGACGAGGCGGCGACATGACGAAGTGGCCGGGGCTGCGAACGCCCCGGCCACTTCGTCATGTACGCACGCCGCCCGCTCCCGCGGACCGGCGGACTACTTCTTCCTGCCGCGCTTCTCGCGCACCCGCACCGAGATGTGGATCGGCGTCCCCTCGAAGCCGAACTCCTCGCGCAGCCGGCGCTCCACGAACCGCCGGTAGCCGTGCTCCAGGAAGCCGGACGCGAAGAGCACGAAGCGCGGCGGCTTCGTGCCCGCCTGCGTACCGAACAGGATGCGCGGCTGCTTGCCGCCGCGGATCGGGTGCGGGTGGGCGGCGACCAGCTCGCCGAGGAAGGCGTTGAGCCGGCCGGTCGGCACCCGGGTCTCCCAGCCCGCCAGCGCCGTCTCGATCGCCGGGACGAGCTTCTCCATGTGCCGGCCGGTCGCGGCCGAGACATTGACCCGGGGCGCCCAGGAGACCTGCTGCATCTCGGTCTCGATCTCGCGCTCCAGGTAGTAGCGACGCTCCTCGTCGAGGGTGTCCCACTTGTTGTACGCGATGACGAGCGCACGGCCCGCTTCGACGGCCATCGTGATGATCCGCTGGTCCTGGACCGAGATGGACTCGCTGGTGTCGATCAGTACGACGGCGACCTCGGCCTTCTCGACGGCGGCCGCGGTGCGCAGCGAGGCGTAGTAGTCCGCGCCCTCCTGGAGGTGGACCTTCTTGCGGATGCCCGCGGTGTCCACGAACTTCCAGGTCGTGCCGCCGAGTTCGATGAGCTCGTCGACGGGGTCGCGAGTGGTGCCGGCCATCTCGTTGACGACGACCCGCTCCTCGCCCGCCACCTTGTTCAGCAGGGACGACTTGCCGACGTTCGGACGGCCGATGAGGGCGATACGGCGCGGGCCGCCGACGGCGGTGCCGAAGGTCTGGGCGGGGGCGTCGGGGAGGGCCTTGAGGACCTCGTCGAGCAGGTCGCCGGTGCCACGGCCGTGCAGCGCGGACACCGGGAACGGCTCGCCCAGGCCCAGGGACCAGAGCATGGCGGCGTCGGCCTCGGCGGACGGACCGTCGACCTTGTTGGCGGCGAGGACGACGGGCTTCCCGGCGCGGCGGAGCAGCTTGACGACGGCCTCGTCGGTGTCGGTGGCACCGACGGTGGCGTCCACGACGAAGACGACCGCGTCGGCGGCCTCGATCGCGAACTCGGCCTGGGCGGCGACGGAGGCGTCGATGCCGAGGACGTCCTGTTCCCAGCCGCCGGTGTCGACGACCTTGAAGCGGCGGCCGGCCCACTCGGCCTCGTACGTGACGCGGTCGCGGGTGACGCCGGGCTTGTCCTCGACGACGGCCTCGCGGCGGCCGATGAAGCGGTTCACCAGGGTCGACTTGCCGACATTCGGGCGGCCGACGACGGCGAGGACGGGCAGCGGGCCGTGTCCGGCCTCCTCGATCGCGCCCTCGACGTCCTCGATGTCGAAGCCCTCCCCCGCGGCGAGCTCCATGAACTCCGCGTACTCGGTGTCGCCGAGTGCCCCGTGGTCGTGCTGGTCGTTCATGAAGTCCGTTCCTCGTTCATTGGTGGTCGGTGAGCCGGGTCGGACCCGCGGGCCCGGGGCTCACTACTGAAGTCTCGCTCAGCGCCCGGTGAGGCGCCTGGCGTTTTCCAGGTGGGCGGTGAGCCGCGCCTGGATGCGTTCGGTCGCCTCGTCGAGCGCCTTGCGTGTGCGCCGGCCGCTGCCGTCGCCCGCCGCGAAGGGGTCGCCGAAGACGACGTCGACACGGCTGCGCAGCGGAGGCAGCGCCCGCACCAGCCGTCCGCCCCTGTCGCTGCTGCCCAGCACCGCGACCGGGACGATCGGGGCGCCCGAGCGGACGGCGAAGTAGGCCAGGCCGGCGCGGATCGAGGCGAAGTCGCCCTCGCCCCGGGTGCCCTCGGGGAAGATGCCGAGGACGCCGTCGTCCCGGAGCACCTGGAGGGCGTTGGTGACGGCGGTGCGGTCCGGGTTCGCCCGGTCCACCTTGAGCTGCCCGATCCCGGTCAGGAACGGGTCCAGCGGCCCGGTGAACGCCTCCTTCTTGATCAGGAAGTGCACCGGTCTGGGGGAGGTCCCCATCAGCATCGGGCCGTCGATGTTGTGCGCGTGGTTGACGGCGAGGATGACCGGGCCACCGGCGGGGACCCGCCAGGCGCCCAGCACGCGCGGCTTCCACAGCGCGTGCATGATGCCGATCCCCAGCCGCCGGCCGACGGCGGCGCCCTTCGCGGACGGTGCGGTCACTTCACTGCCCGCTTCTCCTCAACGAGCGTGACGACGCACTCGATGACCTGGGCCAGTGTGAGGTCGGATGTGTCGACCTCGACGGCGTCGTCCGCCTTGGCGAGCGGGGAGGTCTTCCGGCTGGAGTCGGCGGCGTCCCGCTTGATCAGCGCCTCGCGGGTGGTGGCGAGGTCGGCCGCCTCCTTGCCCTTCAGCTCGCCGCTGCGACGGGCGGCGCGGGCCTCCGGGGAGGCGGTGAGGAAGATCTTCAGGTCGGCGTCGGGCAGGACGGTGGTGCCGATGTCCCGGCCCTCGACGACGATGCCCTTCTCGGCGGCCGCGGCGATGGAACGCTGGAGCTCGGTGATCCGGGAGCGCACCTCGGGCACCGCGCTGACCGCGCTCACCTTGGCGGTGACCTCCTGCGTACGGATCGGGCCGGACGCGTCCGCCCCGTCGACGGTGATCGTCGGCGCAGCGGGGTCGGTACCGGACTCGATGACGGGCTTCCCGGATGCGCTCGCGATCGCCGCGGCGTCCGTGGTGTCGATGCCGTTGCTGATCATCCACCAGGTGATCGCCCGGTACTGCGCGCCGGTGTCCAGATAGCTCAGACCCAGCTCTGCGGCGACCGCCTTGGAGGTGCTCGACTTGCCCGTGCCGGAGGGGCCGTCAATGGCGACGATCACGGATTCCACGGTGTCGGAGACCTTCCTGATACACGTCTACGGGCAGGCCGGAATGCCAAGGTGCCCCGCACAAGGTTACCGAGTGCCGCACCCTGCCCGTGCACCCGTTCGCCGCGCCGGCCGCGGGCGCACCGGCGAGCCCGCCGAGGGCGCATCGGCGGGCCCCGCCGTCACTGCCGCAGGGCCCAGCCGCGCTCGCGCAGGGACGCGCTCAGGCCCGGCGCCGCAGAGGGCTCGACCATGAGCTGGACCAGGCCCGCCTGCTGGCCGGTGGCGTGCTCGATGCGGCAGTCCTCGATGTTGACGCCCGCGCGGCCCGCGTCCGCGAAGATGCGGGCCAGCTCGCCGGGACGGTCGCTGATGAGGACCGCGACGGTCTCGTACGCCGTCGGGGCGGCACCGTGCTTGCCGGGGACGCGCCCGCGGCCCGCGTTGCCGCGGCGCAGGACGTCCTCGACGCCGCTCTCGCCCTCGCGGCGCTTGTCGTCGTCGGACGACTGGAGGGCCCGCAGGGCACGCACCGTCTCGTCCAGGTCCGCCGCGACGCCGGAGAGCACGTCGGCGACGGGGCCGGGGTTCGCGGAGAGGATGTCGACCCACATCCGCGGGTCGGACGCCGCGATGCGCGTGACGTCCCGGATGCCCTGCCCGCACAGCCGTACCGCCGACTCGTCCGCGTCCGCCAGCCGCGCCGCGACCATCGAGGCGATCAGCTGCGGGGTGTGCGAGACGAGCGCGACGGCCCGGTCGTGCGCGTCGGCGTCCATGACGACGGGCACGGCACGGCACAGCGCGACGAGCTCCAGCGCCAGGTTCAGCACCTCGGTGTCGGTGTCCCGGGTCGGCGTGAGCACCCACGGCCGGCCCTCGAAGAGGTCCGCGTTCGCGGCCAGCGGGCCCGAGCGCTCCTTGCCGGACATGGGGTGCGTACCGATGTACGCGGTCATGTCGACGCCGAGCGCCTCCAGCTCGCGCCGCGGCCCGCCCTTCACGCTCGCCACGTCGAGGTAGCCGCGCGCCGTCCCGGCGCGCATCGCCTCCGCGAGCGCGGCGGGCACGAGCGCCGGCGGCACGGCGACGATCGCCAGGTCGACCGGCCCCTCGGGCGCCTCGTCCGTACCGGCGCCGAGTGACGCCGCGGTCCTCGCCTGCGCCGGGTCGTGGTCCCGGAGGTGGACCGTGACGCCCCGCCCGGCCAGCGCCAGCGCCGCCGACGTGCCGATCAGTCCGGTCCCGATGACGACGGCGGTTCTCACTGGGCGATGTCCTTGCGCAGGGAGGCCGCGGCCCCGAGGTACACATGGGCGATCTCGGCCTTCGGCAGGTCGGACTCGATGTGCGCGAGGATGCGGACGACCCGCGGCATCGCTCCCGCGACTTCCAGCTCCTGCGCGCAGATCAGCGGTACGTCGACGATGCCGAGCCCTCGTGCCGCCGCGGCCGGGAAGTCGCTGTGCAGATCGGGCGTGGCCGTGAACCAGACGCTGATCAGATCGTCCGCGGTGAGCCCGTTCCGCTCCAGGATGGCGGTGAGCAGCTCGCTGACCTGCTCGTCCATGTGCCCGGCCTCGTCCCGTTCCAGCTGGACGGCTCCCCGGACGGCTCGTACCGCCACGTCGTACTCCCTACTTCCGCAACTGCGTGCATGCTCCGGCCAGCCTAGTCAGCCGTCCGGGCGCACCGCCGCGGCGACCGTCCTCCGAGACAACGGGGGACGGCCGCCGCGGTCCGGGGGCGGGCGGTCCGGGGTCAGGCGGACTGCTGCCGGATGATGTCCTCCAGCGAGCCGCCCTGCGGCAGCTGCCCGTTCGGCGTCAGCTTGTCGACGGCCTTCGGCAGGGACTGGGCAATCTCGTCCGCTGCCTGCTGCGGCGTGACACCGGTCTGTTGCGCGACCTTGTCCAGCGTCTCGGTCGGCAGTGCCTCCTTGACCTGTTCGCCGCTGACCGGTTGGTTGTCACCGGTGCCGATCCACGACTGGACCTGGTCGACCAGGCCGGACTTGTCGAGCATGTCCATCAGCCCGCTGAGCGGGCTGGCCTGGGCACCGGCCTGGGCACCAGCCTGAGCACCGGCCTGCGCCCCGCCCTGGCCGCCGCCGGTGAAGGCGTCGAAGAGCGCGCCGAGGATGTTGCCGGAACCGCCCTGGCCGCCGCTCTGCCCGCCGCCGAGCAGACCGCCCAGAAGACTTCCGAGATCGCTTCCCGCCATGATCCTGCCTCTCGTGTGTAGGTGGGGGATTACGCCAAATGTCACCCACGCCCGACCCTGCCGCCACTCGGACCACTACGGATCGTCGACCACCGGACACGTGACGTAACGTCCGCTGCATGGAGGCTCCCACTCCCCGCCGACCCCGCGGGAGGCGCCGATGAAGCGCTCAGGACCACTGATCACGCTGGCCGCCGGGCTGGTGCTCGGCCTGTTCATGCTGGCGCTCAACTCGATGACCGGGAAGCCCGTGCCCACGTCGGCCGACCGCGGGACCCCGAGCCCGAGCCCCAGTCCCCGCACACCCGCTCCCCCGCCGCCGCCCCCGGCCGCCAGCCCGTCCCCGACCACGCCGCCGAACACGGCGGCGCAGACCGAGTTCGCGGGCCGCACGACCGACAACACCGCGTCCGTCGCCATCTCGCTCCGCGGCGACAAGGCCATCGCGTACTTCTGCGACGGGCGCACCCGGGAGGCGTGGATGCGCGGACCGGTGGAGGACGACGGCGACATGCACCTGACCAGCAGCGAGAGCGGCGCGAAGCTGGACGCCGTCCTGACCGGGGGCAAGGTGACAGGAACGGTCGAGATCGGCGACCGCAACTGGCCGTTCAGCGCCGGCAAGGCGGTCAAGCCGTCCGGTCTCTACCGGGCCACCGCCCAGGTGCGCGGGGCCGAGCTCAGGGGCGGCTGGATCGTCCTGCAGGACGGGAGCCAGGTCGGGATCGTCAGCCGCGACGGCAAGCCCGCCGCCGCTCCGCCGATCGACACCGCCACCGGCGCCGTCGTCGTGGACGGCACCCCGATGACCGCCCGCCCCGTCGTCCCCTGAGCCGCCCCGAGGTACGTCATGAGCGAGGACCCGCGTACGCAGAACCAGTCCTTCCCACCGCCTCCACCGCCTCCGCCGCCGCCCCTCGCGTCATCGGAGGCCGGCCCCGGCGCGGCCCGCCTGCTCGTCCCGGTCCTCGTCGGGGCGGCCGTCGCGGTCGCCCTCGGGGTGTACGGGAAGGTGCACGACCCGGCCGCCACCGCCTTCAACCTGGCCGGTTTCAGCAGCCCCAAGGCGGTGAAGTCCTGGCTGACCTCGGTGGCCTTCGCCTTCGGGCTCGTCCAGCTCTTCTCCGCGCTCACGATGTACGGGCAGATGCCGGGCGTACGGGCCGGGTCATGGACTCCGGTGCTGCACCGCTGGTCGGGCCGGGCGGCATTCCTGGTGGCCGTGCCGGTGGCCGTGCACTGCCTGTACTCACTGGGCTTCCAGACGTACGACACACGGGTGACGCTGCACTCGCTGTTCGGCTGCTTCTTCTTCGGGGCGTTCAGCGCCAAGATGTTGCTGTTGCGTATGGAGCGACTACCGGGGTGGCTGCTGCCGATCGTCGGCGGACTCGTCTTCGCCGCGCTCATGATGCTCTGGCTGACCTCGGTCCTCTGGTTCTTCCGCGTGTTCGGAGTGACGACATGAGTGACCACGCGAGCAGGGAAGGCGCCACGGGCAGGGAGGGCGCGGACGCCACCGGCAGGCGAGGCGCCACGCGCCGCAGCGTCCTGCTGACGGGTGCGGCCGTCGTGGTGGCGGGCTGCACGGAGTACAAGGAGGAGACCGAAGGCGGCGAGTCGTTCGTCCCGGCGGTGCCCTCCTCACCCACCGCCCAGGAGCAGACCGGCAGCCCGCTGCCGCCCGGGGGCGAGGTGCTGGGCACGACCTCCGAGGTCCCTGAGGGCGGCGGGAAGGTCTTCGCGGCGCAGAAGGTGGTGGTGACCCAGCCCGCGGCGGGTGACTTCAAAGCGTTCACGGCGATCTGCACCCATCAGGGCTGCACGGTAGACAAGGTCGAGGACGGCACCATCGACTGCCCCTGCCACGGCAGCAGGTTCCGCATCGCGGACGGCTCGGTCGAGAGGGGCCCGGCGCAGCGGCCACTGGAGGCGAAGCAGATCACCGTCTCCGGGGACGAGATCCGCCTCGCGTAGCCGCACGCGGGCACACGTAGCCTGTCCCGCATGACTCCCGAGGCGCTCGTCCGTGACCACACGATCTACTCCTGTGTGATGGGCTCCCGGGCCTTCGGCCTGGCGACGGACGGCAGTGACACGGACCGCCGCGGGGTCTTCCTGGCGCCCACTCCGCTGTACTGGCGCTTCGAGAAGCCCCCGACTCATGTGGAGGGTCCGGCGGACGAGCAGTTCTCCTGGGAACTGGAACGCTTCTGCGAGCTGGCGCTGCGCGCCAATCCGAACATCCTGGAGTGCCTGCACTCCCCGCTCGTCGAACACGCCGACGCCACGGGCCGCGAACTGCTCGCCCTGCGCGACGCGTTCCTGTCCCGGCAGGTCCACGAGACGTTCGTACGGTACGCGGCGGGCCAGCGCCGCAAACTGGACGCGGACGTCCGGCAGCACGGGGTGCCCCGCTGGAAGCACGCGACGCTCCCCCAGAGCTTCGCCTGGGAGGTGCCCCCACTGCGCCTGCTGGCGAGCTGCCGCGATCTGCTCCGCACCGGCCGGCTGGTGATCGACGTCGGCGACGACCGCGAGCGCCTGCTGGCGGTCAAGCGGGGCGAGGTCCCGTGGCGCGAGGTCGAGTCCTGGATGACCCGCCTCACCGACGAGGCCGACGCGGCGGCGGCCCGCACTCCCCTGCCGGGGACCCCGGACCGGGCCCGCGTCGAGGACTTCCTCGTCCGCACCCGCCGGGCCTCCGCCGCGTAAGGATCAGCGCGGATCCTCCGCGCGCTCGGCGAGCAGCGCCTCCGTCAGCGGCGAACCGGCCGCTTTCCGGCGCGCCTCGCGCACGTGGGTGTGTGCCTCCTCGACCGCCGCCGCGCGCCCCGGGGTGAGGACCTCCGCATCCAGGACACCGGCCGCGACGGATGCGCGCAGGTCGCGCTCGGCCGTCCAGCCGGGCTCAAGACGCACCCGGACGACGAAGTCGTCCAGCGCCTCGTACGCGCTCGGCTCCGCGGGCAGGTGCGTGCCTGCCTGGGCTTCGTCGAGTACGACGTGCAGCGCCTCGAAGTCCGGCTCGACGGCGTCCGGGGCGATGCCCTGTGCAGAGCCGTGTTCCGCGGCGGTCTTGGCGTCGATCAGTTCGGGCAGGTAGGCCGGCGCGCGCACCTCACCGAGCAGGGTGGGGAGATGGGCCTGGATCTCGTGCGCCCGCATCAGGTGGATGCCGGTCAGCAGCGCGCGGAACGCGTAGAGCAGCGGCTTGAGTTCCCCGGTCTTCTCGAAGAGCCGCCACTGCGTGTTCGCGAACCCCCGGTAGTGGTGGGCGTGGTGCCCGGTGAGCACACCCGGGGCGAGCTCCACCAGCTCCGCGTGCGCGTCCGTCGTACGGACCACCAGCGGCGACAGAAGCTGCTCCAGCACATAGCCGTTGCGCCGGAGCATCAGGCGCACGAACTTCCGCAGGTCGTGCGTGACGAGGTCCATCTCGACGCCGTCCCGGTCCCACATCCGGGACCGGGTCTCCTCCGGCTCGCGCAGACCGACGAGCTGCTCGACGGGCAGCACATGGACACCCCGCAGGTCCACGTCGGAGTCCCGGGAGGGAAAGCCGTACAGATGCGCACCCGAGACCGTGGCGAAGAGCACAGGGTCGGGCTGCTCGGCGACGACAGGGGTGAGGTCCGTGCTCAGGGCGTCCAGCATGGATCAAGCATCCCAGAGCGGTCACGCGTCCCAGAGCGCCCCCAGCGTCACCAGCTCGCTCCGGTACTCGATCCGCTCCGCCCACTCCTTCGGCCACGCCGCCGCCCCCAGGTGCGCCCCCGCGAAAGCGCCCGTGAGGCAGGCGATCGAGTCCGAGTCGCCGCGGGTGCACGCCGCGCGCCGCAGGGCCGGCAAGGGCTCCTCCGGGAAGAGCAGGAAGCAGAGCAGGGCCGTGGCCAGGGCCTCCTCGGCGATCCAGCCGTCACCCGTGGCGAGGCACGGGTCGGTCTCCGGGTTCGCGTCGCGCACCGCGGAGGCGAGGCGTTCCAGGACGGCGAGGCACTCGTCCCAGCCGCGTTCGATGAACGCCTCGGGCGTCGCGTCGTGCGCGTACGTCCACAGGTCGCCGAGCCAGCGGTGGTGGTAGCGGGAGCGGTTCTCGTAGGCGTACGAGCGCAGCCGGCCGACGAGGCCGAGCGGCTCCGTGCCCTGGGCGAGCAGGAAGACGGCGCGGGCCGTGAGGTCGGAGGCCGCGAGCGCCGTCGGGTGGCCGTGGGTCAGCGCCGCCTGGAGCTGGGCCGCGCCCGCGCGCTGGCCCTCGCTGAGCCCGGGCACGAGTCCGACCGGCGCGACGCGCATATTGGCGCCGCAGCCCTTGGAGGCGATCTGGCTGGCCTCCTGCCAGGGCATGTCGCTGTCGAGCTTGCGGCAGGCGACCAGGCAGGTGCGGCCGGGGGCGCGGTTGTTGTCCGGGGAGTGGTACCAGTCCACGAACTCGTCCCGCACCGGCCGTGCGAGCCGCATCGGGGTGAGCAGTCCGCGGCCCATCGCGGTGCGTATCCCGCGGGCGAGGGCGAGCGTCATCTGGGTGTCGTCGGTGACGATCGCCGGCTTCGGCAGCGGCAGCTGACGCCAGGGGCCGAATTTTGCGAGGATCGAGGGCACGTCGTTGAACTCGGTGGGGAAGCCCAGCGCGTCACCGAGCGCCAGTCCGATCAGGGTGCCGGTGGCGGCCTGCTTGGTGACGGTCCTGGTCGGGGTCATGTCGGACGCGGTCATGGTGTGTGTCGTCCTTCCGGTCGCAGGAGTGGAGGATGCAGGGCGTTCGCCGGCCCCGCCCGGTAGAGCGCGGCCGGTTTCCCCCGGCCGCTGGTCAGGCGCGC from Streptomyces formicae includes these protein-coding regions:
- a CDS encoding DUF6529 family protein — translated: MSEDPRTQNQSFPPPPPPPPPPLASSEAGPGAARLLVPVLVGAAVAVALGVYGKVHDPAATAFNLAGFSSPKAVKSWLTSVAFAFGLVQLFSALTMYGQMPGVRAGSWTPVLHRWSGRAAFLVAVPVAVHCLYSLGFQTYDTRVTLHSLFGCFFFGAFSAKMLLLRMERLPGWLLPIVGGLVFAALMMLWLTSVLWFFRVFGVTT
- a CDS encoding prephenate dehydrogenase; its protein translation is MRTAVVIGTGLIGTSAALALAGRGVTVHLRDHDPAQARTAASLGAGTDEAPEGPVDLAIVAVPPALVPAALAEAMRAGTARGYLDVASVKGGPRRELEALGVDMTAYIGTHPMSGKERSGPLAANADLFEGRPWVLTPTRDTDTEVLNLALELVALCRAVPVVMDADAHDRAVALVSHTPQLIASMVAARLADADESAVRLCGQGIRDVTRIAASDPRMWVDILSANPGPVADVLSGVAADLDETVRALRALQSSDDDKRREGESGVEDVLRRGNAGRGRVPGKHGAAPTAYETVAVLISDRPGELARIFADAGRAGVNIEDCRIEHATGQQAGLVQLMVEPSAAPGLSASLRERGWALRQ
- the cmk gene encoding (d)CMP kinase; translated protein: MESVIVAIDGPSGTGKSSTSKAVAAELGLSYLDTGAQYRAITWWMISNGIDTTDAAAIASASGKPVIESGTDPAAPTITVDGADASGPIRTQEVTAKVSAVSAVPEVRSRITELQRSIAAAAEKGIVVEGRDIGTTVLPDADLKIFLTASPEARAARRSGELKGKEAADLATTREALIKRDAADSSRKTSPLAKADDAVEVDTSDLTLAQVIECVVTLVEEKRAVK
- a CDS encoding lysophospholipid acyltransferase family protein, giving the protein MHALWKPRVLGAWRVPAGGPVILAVNHAHNIDGPMLMGTSPRPVHFLIKKEAFTGPLDPFLTGIGQLKVDRANPDRTAVTNALQVLRDDGVLGIFPEGTRGEGDFASIRAGLAYFAVRSGAPIVPVAVLGSSDRGGRLVRALPPLRSRVDVVFGDPFAAGDGSGRRTRKALDEATERIQARLTAHLENARRLTGR
- a CDS encoding YidB family protein gives rise to the protein MAGSDLGSLLGGLLGGGQSGGQGGSGNILGALFDAFTGGGQGGAQAGAQAGAQAGAQASPLSGLMDMLDKSGLVDQVQSWIGTGDNQPVSGEQVKEALPTETLDKVAQQTGVTPQQAADEIAQSLPKAVDKLTPNGQLPQGGSLEDIIRQQSA
- a CDS encoding Rieske (2Fe-2S) protein, with protein sequence MSDHASREGATGREGADATGRRGATRRSVLLTGAAVVVAGCTEYKEETEGGESFVPAVPSSPTAQEQTGSPLPPGGEVLGTTSEVPEGGGKVFAAQKVVVTQPAAGDFKAFTAICTHQGCTVDKVEDGTIDCPCHGSRFRIADGSVERGPAQRPLEAKQITVSGDEIRLA
- a CDS encoding glycosyltransferase family 4 protein; this translates as MRISFLLHNAYGIGGTIRTSFNLAQALAERHDVEIVSVFRHREEPMMGAPAGVDLRHLVDLRKGSPTNDTADPDYRLPAKVFPRGDGRWKQYSRLTDTRIAAHLRSLEADVVVGTRPGLNVHIARQTPRGPVRVGQEHLTLDSHGYRLRREIGYRYVLLDAVTTVTEADAESYRARFRLPGVRIESVPNSVPAPSVPPADPGSKWVIAAGRLTKVKRYDLLVKAFSKVVAARPDWRLRIYGTGDATGNERGALLALIEQGGLHNHVYLMGAAHPLEPEWVKGSLAAVTSNLESFGMTIVEAMRCGLPVVSTDCPHGPGEIIEDGIDGRLVPVGDEDAVADALLALINDDELRRRTGEAARRAAERFDPVRIAERYEALFAELVAAHGSGRRSRSLWRDAVHRSRSAALDGAYALRYKAADVFRKGRTP
- a CDS encoding ADP-ribosylglycohydrolase family protein, giving the protein MTPTRTVTKQAATGTLIGLALGDALGFPTEFNDVPSILAKFGPWRQLPLPKPAIVTDDTQMTLALARGIRTAMGRGLLTPMRLARPVRDEFVDWYHSPDNNRAPGRTCLVACRKLDSDMPWQEASQIASKGCGANMRVAPVGLVPGLSEGQRAGAAQLQAALTHGHPTALAASDLTARAVFLLAQGTEPLGLVGRLRSYAYENRSRYHHRWLGDLWTYAHDATPEAFIERGWDECLAVLERLASAVRDANPETDPCLATGDGWIAEEALATALLCFLLFPEEPLPALRRAACTRGDSDSIACLTGAFAGAHLGAAAWPKEWAERIEYRSELVTLGALWDA
- the der gene encoding ribosome biogenesis GTPase Der — protein: MNDQHDHGALGDTEYAEFMELAAGEGFDIEDVEGAIEEAGHGPLPVLAVVGRPNVGKSTLVNRFIGRREAVVEDKPGVTRDRVTYEAEWAGRRFKVVDTGGWEQDVLGIDASVAAQAEFAIEAADAVVFVVDATVGATDTDEAVVKLLRRAGKPVVLAANKVDGPSAEADAAMLWSLGLGEPFPVSALHGRGTGDLLDEVLKALPDAPAQTFGTAVGGPRRIALIGRPNVGKSSLLNKVAGEERVVVNEMAGTTRDPVDELIELGGTTWKFVDTAGIRKKVHLQEGADYYASLRTAAAVEKAEVAVVLIDTSESISVQDQRIITMAVEAGRALVIAYNKWDTLDEERRYYLEREIETEMQQVSWAPRVNVSAATGRHMEKLVPAIETALAGWETRVPTGRLNAFLGELVAAHPHPIRGGKQPRILFGTQAGTKPPRFVLFASGFLEHGYRRFVERRLREEFGFEGTPIHISVRVREKRGRKK
- the aroH gene encoding chorismate mutase codes for the protein MAVRAVRGAVQLERDEAGHMDEQVSELLTAILERNGLTADDLISVWFTATPDLHSDFPAAAARGLGIVDVPLICAQELEVAGAMPRVVRILAHIESDLPKAEIAHVYLGAAASLRKDIAQ
- a CDS encoding nucleotidyltransferase domain-containing protein, with protein sequence MTPEALVRDHTIYSCVMGSRAFGLATDGSDTDRRGVFLAPTPLYWRFEKPPTHVEGPADEQFSWELERFCELALRANPNILECLHSPLVEHADATGRELLALRDAFLSRQVHETFVRYAAGQRRKLDADVRQHGVPRWKHATLPQSFAWEVPPLRLLASCRDLLRTGRLVIDVGDDRERLLAVKRGEVPWREVESWMTRLTDEADAAAARTPLPGTPDRARVEDFLVRTRRASAA